One region of Miscanthus floridulus cultivar M001 chromosome 19, ASM1932011v1, whole genome shotgun sequence genomic DNA includes:
- the LOC136526618 gene encoding uncharacterized protein — protein sequence MRRFLAASDYCFGYSDFGDEGIYDPTRECFHVGLGMPRAGEEDEGVGYRQKPDESLRDFIRRFSKQCTELPSVGDLEIVQAFLSSTTYRDLVRELGWNVPRSAVALLDIATNFASGEEAVGAIFPYSDAKGKRRDEAPEASAPHLPKRKKKGRQGKQDVLEADLVMAAERKNPRGPKSPSPFDDMLRKPCPYHQGPVKHALEDCSMLRRYYAKLGLPDDDAKQRGTGDRDDDKDDGFPKVHNAFMIFGGPSACLTARQRKRERREVFSVKVATPRYLDWSWEAITFDRDDHPDHVLNPGKYPLVVDPIIGNTRLTKVLMDGGSGLNILYASTLELLEIDRS from the exons atgcgccgcttcttggccgcaagcgactactgcttcggctactccgactttgGCGACGAGGGCatctacgaccccactcgcgagtgtttccacgtcgggctcgggatgccaagggcgggcgaggaggacgagggcgTAG GTTATcgccagaaaccagacgagtctcttcgagacttcatccggcgcttctccaaacagtgcaccgagttgcccagcgtcggcgacttggAAATCGTTCAGGCTTTCCTCTCtagcaccacctaccgagacttggtccgagagttaggctggAATGTGCCGCGCTCCGCtgtcgcgctcctcgacatcgccaccaacttcgcctcgggcgaagaggctgttggggccatcttcccctaCAGTGACGCCAAAGGGAAGcgaagggatgaggcccccgaggcctcagctccccacctccccaagagaaagaagaagggtcgccaggggaagcaggacgtcctcgaggccgatctagtcatggccgcagaacgcaagaatccacgAGGCCCCAAGAGCCCCAGCCCCTTCGATGACATGCTtaggaaaccctgcccttaccaccagggcccggtaaagcatgccctcgaggattgctccatgcttcggcgttactacgccaagctcgggctccccgatgacGATGCCAAGCAGAGAGGCACTggcgaccgggacgatgacaaggacgatgggttccccaaggttcacaacgccttcatgatctttggcggaccctcggcgtgcctcacAGCACGCCAACGAAAGAGGgagcgccgagaggtcttctcggtcaaggtggccactccccgatacctcgactggtcttgggaagcgatcacctttgatcgagatgaccaccccgaccatgtcctGAATCCCGGGAAgtacccgcttgttgtcgacccaatcattggcaacacccgactcaccaaggtgttgatggatggaggcagcggcctcaacatcctctacgccagcaccctggagctcctagagatcGACCGGTCGTGA